A genome region from Fodinibius salicampi includes the following:
- the accC gene encoding acetyl-CoA carboxylase biotin carboxylase subunit, whose amino-acid sequence MFNKILIANRGEIALRIIRTCKEMDINTVAVFSTADRDSLHVKFADEAVCIGPPPSRESYLKIPRILSAAEITNAEAIHPGYGFLSENAKFSRICGEHDIKFIGPSPEAIDAMGNKSVAKKTMIESGVPVVPGSEGLIESVEEAKEICDEIGYPVIIKASSGGGGRGMRVVHEKENLQQNYNMCKSEAETAFDDPAVYIEKFVQDPHHVEIQVLGDQHGNVIHLGERDCSLQRRHQKILEESPSPLMTPELREEMGQAAIDAAKAVDYEGAGTVEFLVDKDRKFYFMEMNTRIQVEHPVTEEITNYDLVAEQIKAAAGIEMEDREFKMRGHAIECRINAEDPEHNFRPSAGKIKVFHLPGGHSVRVDTHAYADYNIPPHYDSMIGKLIVSAPTREDAIKRMKRSLEEFIIEGVKTTIPYHLQLMDDENFKKGEFNTHYLEEFDFNPDPNKK is encoded by the coding sequence ATGTTTAATAAAATTCTTATCGCCAATAGAGGCGAAATCGCTCTTCGTATTATTCGTACCTGTAAAGAAATGGATATCAATACGGTTGCTGTCTTTTCTACGGCAGACCGAGACAGCCTGCATGTTAAATTTGCTGACGAAGCCGTCTGTATCGGCCCTCCGCCAAGCAGGGAAAGTTATCTTAAGATTCCCAGAATTCTCTCGGCAGCAGAAATAACCAATGCCGAAGCCATTCATCCGGGCTACGGCTTTCTCTCCGAAAATGCTAAATTCTCCCGTATTTGTGGGGAGCATGATATTAAGTTCATCGGTCCCTCTCCTGAGGCCATTGATGCAATGGGAAATAAGTCCGTTGCCAAAAAAACCATGATTGAAAGTGGTGTTCCGGTGGTACCGGGCAGTGAAGGATTGATAGAATCGGTGGAAGAGGCCAAAGAGATATGTGATGAAATTGGCTACCCGGTTATTATTAAGGCATCTTCCGGAGGCGGAGGACGCGGAATGAGGGTTGTCCATGAAAAGGAAAATCTGCAGCAGAACTATAACATGTGTAAATCGGAGGCTGAAACCGCTTTTGATGATCCCGCAGTATATATAGAGAAATTTGTACAAGACCCCCATCATGTGGAGATTCAGGTTCTGGGCGACCAGCATGGAAATGTTATTCATCTCGGGGAACGGGACTGTTCGCTGCAACGACGCCATCAAAAGATTTTGGAGGAATCCCCCTCTCCTCTTATGACGCCCGAACTGCGCGAAGAGATGGGACAAGCAGCTATCGACGCAGCTAAAGCCGTTGATTACGAGGGTGCTGGTACTGTAGAGTTCCTCGTAGATAAAGATAGGAAATTCTACTTTATGGAGATGAACACCCGTATTCAGGTTGAACATCCCGTCACAGAAGAAATTACCAATTATGATCTTGTAGCTGAACAGATTAAGGCAGCTGCAGGCATAGAAATGGAGGATAGAGAATTTAAAATGAGAGGGCATGCTATTGAATGCCGGATTAATGCAGAGGATCCGGAACACAACTTCCGTCCATCAGCCGGTAAAATAAAAGTGTTCCATCTTCCAGGGGGGCATAGTGTACGCGTTGATACTCATGCTTATGCTGATTATAACATTCCTCCCCATTACGATTCGATGATTGGCAAACTTATTGTTAGTGCTCCAACCCGGGAAGATGCTATAAAGCGTATGAAGCGATCGCTGGAAGAGTTTATCATAGAAGGGGTTAAAACAACAATACCCTATCATCTCCAGCTTATGGATGATGAAAACTTCAAAAAAGGTGAGTTTAATACACACTACCTGGAAGAATTTGATTTTAATCCTGATCCCAATAAGAAATAA
- the accB gene encoding acetyl-CoA carboxylase biotin carboxyl carrier protein, which yields MDLKVIENLLDLIAESEVNEVSIEEGDFKIKVKKKADIEQQVPQQLPVQYQVPAQPQAPQQPAQPQQGQPAPSSQQQASSETAEESSSEPSGEVVKSPIVGTFYRSPSPDDDVFVKVGDQVEQGQTLCIVEAMKIMNEIESDYAGEVKKILVEDAEPVEYDQPLFIIG from the coding sequence ATGGATTTAAAAGTAATTGAAAACCTTCTTGATCTCATTGCCGAAAGTGAAGTCAATGAAGTTTCTATTGAAGAAGGAGACTTTAAGATTAAAGTTAAAAAGAAAGCCGATATAGAACAGCAGGTTCCGCAACAGTTGCCGGTACAATACCAAGTTCCTGCACAGCCACAGGCGCCGCAGCAACCGGCTCAACCACAACAAGGGCAGCCTGCTCCCTCCTCCCAACAGCAGGCCAGCAGCGAAACGGCAGAAGAGTCTTCATCAGAACCTTCAGGCGAAGTTGTTAAATCGCCTATTGTAGGGACATTCTATCGTTCTCCCTCCCCTGATGATGATGTTTTCGTTAAGGTTGGAGATCAGGTTGAACAAGGACAGACCCTGTGTATTGTGGAGGCAATGAAGATAATGAACGAAATTGAATCCGATTACGCCGGTGAAGTGAAAAAGATTCTGGTAGAAGACGCCGAACCGGTAGAATATGATCAACCCTTATTTATCATCGGATAA
- the guaA gene encoding glutamine-hydrolyzing GMP synthase has translation MQHRPSDWILILDYGSQYTQLIARRIREFNIYCEIHPFNKDLSDFENNLPSGVIMSGGPSSVNDEDAPYLNTNVFDFEVPVLGICYGLQILAHHIIPGSVEKAERREFGRSDLIVDDDSDLLSNIPEESVVWMSHGDHIKKLPADYEIIAHTDNARVAAVRHVNEKIFGVQFHPEVVHTVYGKQILKNFALDICKLEGTWTAESFIESTVKEIREQVGNDRVVCGLSGGVDSTVVASLIHEAIGDQLQCIFVDNGLLRKNEFQKVLDLYEKELNLPVKGIDASDQFLEALKGVTDPEKKRKIIGNVFIDVFDEAISNDKSFKFLGQGTLYPDVIESISFKGPSATIKSHHNVGGLPEEMNLSLIEPVRELFKDEVRNVGRKLGIPDGFIKRHPFPGPGLGIRILSDVTRDKLTLLREVDDIFISELRSQDLYDEVWQALAVLLPVQSVGVMGDERTYEYTAALRAVTSVDGMTADWAHLPHPFLAYVSNRIINEVPGINRVVYDVSSKPPSTIEWE, from the coding sequence ATGCAGCACCGACCTTCCGACTGGATTCTAATCCTTGATTACGGATCCCAATACACCCAACTTATAGCACGTAGAATAAGAGAATTTAATATTTATTGTGAAATTCATCCCTTCAATAAGGATCTTTCCGACTTTGAAAATAATTTGCCCAGCGGTGTTATTATGTCGGGAGGCCCCAGCAGTGTTAATGATGAGGACGCTCCCTACCTGAATACAAATGTCTTTGACTTTGAGGTCCCTGTATTGGGTATTTGTTATGGGCTCCAGATTTTAGCCCATCATATTATCCCCGGTAGTGTGGAAAAAGCGGAACGACGAGAATTCGGCCGATCTGACCTTATTGTCGACGACGACAGTGATCTACTAAGCAATATCCCGGAAGAATCCGTGGTTTGGATGAGTCATGGCGATCATATAAAAAAACTTCCTGCGGACTACGAAATAATTGCCCACACTGATAATGCCCGGGTTGCAGCCGTACGCCATGTAAATGAAAAAATATTTGGGGTTCAATTTCATCCGGAAGTAGTTCATACGGTCTATGGCAAGCAAATACTTAAGAATTTTGCTCTTGACATTTGTAAACTTGAAGGTACCTGGACCGCAGAATCTTTTATTGAATCGACCGTAAAAGAGATTCGTGAACAGGTTGGAAATGACCGGGTAGTCTGTGGACTTAGTGGTGGTGTGGATTCTACCGTGGTCGCCTCCCTCATTCATGAAGCCATTGGTGACCAACTACAATGTATTTTTGTAGATAATGGGTTACTTCGTAAAAATGAATTTCAAAAAGTACTGGATCTATACGAAAAGGAACTTAACCTGCCGGTAAAAGGTATCGACGCTTCCGATCAATTTTTAGAGGCCTTAAAAGGAGTTACTGATCCCGAGAAAAAACGAAAGATTATCGGAAACGTTTTTATCGATGTATTCGATGAGGCTATCAGCAACGACAAGAGTTTCAAGTTCTTGGGTCAGGGCACCCTTTATCCGGATGTTATTGAGAGTATTTCTTTTAAAGGTCCCTCTGCAACTATAAAATCACATCACAATGTAGGCGGACTTCCCGAAGAGATGAATCTATCACTGATTGAACCAGTAAGGGAATTATTCAAAGATGAGGTCCGAAATGTCGGACGCAAGCTGGGGATTCCGGATGGTTTTATAAAACGCCATCCCTTTCCAGGACCCGGACTGGGTATCCGCATTTTATCGGATGTTACCAGGGATAAGCTGACACTGTTGCGTGAAGTAGATGATATTTTTATAAGTGAACTTCGGAGTCAGGATCTGTATGATGAAGTCTGGCAGGCCCTGGCGGTACTTCTCCCGGTACAAAGTGTAGGTGTTATGGGAGATGAGCGTACTTATGAATATACTGCTGCCTTACGGGCTGTAACCAGCGTGGATGGCATGACGGCTGATTGGGCCCATCTTCCTCATCCTTTTTTAGCATACGTTTCCAACCGGATTATCAACGAGGTGCCGGGTATTAATCGCGTGGTATATGATGTAAGTTCTAAGCCCCCTTCTACTATTGAATGGGAATAA
- a CDS encoding ATP-binding protein: protein MSSNFREIKLSEAHRLSQANYLPRILGLGASFVVITLLVLERDLSYWYFPFMVVSFLIYPHLVYLTAKSRPGDKQVEIKAMMFESLMVGIWTGFTQFFIWESFAFLAGVLITNTMIGGFKQMFKALFLFAFGMLIGGVFMGFEYQPEAPFYIEVAAMLSLILFVTNAAASFFTQARKLAGIRGKLEEKNSALNETVQELHATRDELVHKAHKAGMADLATGVLHNIGNILNSVNISTNQIKQTLTHSSLSDFKKANELLDSHKDNLEEFIIEDPRGKKLLKYYQKLEEPLEAEHKKLKTHCKRLNQKIQLMIEVIDTQQDYARVGRLNEQVQLEQIVEDTLTLQAGSIDRHSLDIVKDFGETQPVIVQKSKLIHILINLFKNAKEAMADNLSHDKEIIIRTYQDEEHVYLSISDKGEGITSENRSKIFNHGFTTKTEGHGYGLHSCANYMSEMDGKIRVESEGIGKGATFILVFPRSKEKPKMED from the coding sequence ATGTCATCGAATTTTCGAGAAATTAAACTTAGCGAAGCACACCGGTTATCGCAGGCTAACTATCTTCCTCGGATATTGGGTTTGGGTGCTTCATTTGTAGTAATTACGCTATTAGTTTTAGAACGAGACCTATCATATTGGTACTTCCCGTTTATGGTGGTATCCTTCTTAATCTATCCACACTTGGTTTATTTAACAGCTAAATCCAGACCTGGAGATAAACAGGTAGAGATAAAAGCCATGATGTTTGAGTCGTTGATGGTAGGTATATGGACTGGATTTACCCAATTCTTTATTTGGGAGTCGTTTGCTTTTCTTGCTGGAGTACTCATTACCAATACAATGATTGGAGGATTTAAGCAAATGTTTAAGGCATTATTCCTGTTTGCTTTTGGTATGTTAATAGGTGGAGTTTTTATGGGGTTTGAATATCAGCCCGAGGCCCCATTTTATATAGAGGTTGCAGCAATGCTCAGTCTTATACTCTTCGTTACCAATGCAGCAGCTTCTTTCTTTACTCAGGCCCGCAAATTAGCTGGGATTCGCGGTAAGCTGGAAGAGAAAAACAGTGCTTTAAATGAAACAGTTCAAGAACTTCATGCAACCAGAGATGAGTTGGTCCACAAAGCTCATAAGGCGGGGATGGCAGATTTAGCGACAGGTGTGCTGCACAATATCGGTAATATTTTGAATAGCGTGAACATTTCCACCAATCAGATTAAACAGACTCTGACCCATTCCTCCCTTTCTGATTTTAAAAAGGCTAATGAATTGCTGGACAGTCATAAAGATAACCTGGAAGAATTTATTATTGAGGATCCCCGTGGCAAGAAATTGCTAAAGTACTATCAAAAACTGGAAGAACCCCTGGAAGCAGAACATAAAAAGCTGAAAACCCACTGTAAGCGGCTGAATCAAAAGATACAGCTTATGATTGAGGTTATTGATACTCAGCAGGACTATGCCCGGGTGGGGCGACTCAATGAACAAGTACAGCTGGAACAGATTGTTGAAGATACCTTAACACTGCAAGCAGGTAGTATTGACCGCCATAGTTTGGATATAGTCAAGGATTTTGGAGAGACCCAACCGGTTATAGTCCAGAAAAGCAAGCTCATCCACATTCTTATTAACTTGTTTAAGAATGCCAAAGAGGCCATGGCAGATAACCTTTCTCATGATAAAGAGATTATAATTCGTACTTATCAGGATGAGGAACACGTTTATTTGTCTATTTCTGATAAAGGGGAAGGCATTACCTCTGAAAACCGATCCAAGATATTTAATCATGGATTTACCACTAAGACTGAAGGGCATGGCTACGGATTGCACAGCTGTGCCAATTATATGTCCGAAATGGATGGGAAAATCCGGGTGGAAAGTGAAGGAA
- the efp gene encoding elongation factor P, which produces MNLKRYMAKVSTSNFRTGMVIEVDNELYSIVDYQHVKPGKGGAFLRTKLKGVVNEKNIEKTFRSGESVNEVRVEHQPYQFLYLDGNLYYFMNQETFEQVPIEEERINKSEFIAEGQVCTLVVDVDNEQILYVYPPDHIVAEVADTRPGLKGDTAQGGSKPATLTSGATIQVPLFINEGEEIKVDTRTGEYIERVTSN; this is translated from the coding sequence ATGAATTTAAAAAGATATATGGCCAAGGTTTCTACTTCTAACTTTCGAACCGGGATGGTAATTGAAGTTGATAATGAACTTTATTCCATTGTTGATTACCAACATGTTAAACCCGGCAAGGGCGGTGCTTTTCTTCGCACAAAGCTCAAAGGTGTTGTCAATGAAAAAAATATCGAAAAAACCTTCCGTTCCGGGGAAAGTGTAAATGAGGTGCGTGTAGAGCATCAACCTTACCAGTTCCTGTACCTCGACGGGAACCTTTATTATTTTATGAATCAGGAAACCTTTGAACAGGTCCCTATTGAAGAAGAACGGATTAATAAATCTGAGTTTATTGCAGAAGGACAAGTCTGTACTCTTGTAGTTGATGTAGATAACGAGCAAATACTTTATGTATATCCACCAGACCATATCGTTGCAGAAGTAGCCGATACACGTCCCGGACTTAAGGGAGATACGGCACAAGGTGGAAGTAAACCTGCAACGCTTACCTCAGGGGCAACTATTCAGGTTCCCCTGTTCATCAATGAAGGAGAAGAAATAAAAGTCGATACCCGAACCGGCGAATACATTGAACGTGTAACATCAAATTAA
- a CDS encoding sodium-dependent transporter translates to MASSTIDRGSWNSKLGFVLAAAGSAVGLGNIWRFPTEAASNGGGAFLLIYLACCFLIGYPVMMAEIGIGRKTGKNPVGAFKALSTNKFYPLIGMWGVLCGVMILSFYTVVAGWTVSYVFEEIFFFAGYTEWAAWIGDTSNGWLNAFFSIVFMFATVSIITGGVSDGIERATKMLMPLLFIILFVLIGYVVLQPGSTEGLAVYLKPDFSRITPELVFAAMGQAFFSLSLGMGALITYGSYLSKQENVPEAAAWVTTTDALVAFLAGLLIIPAMYMAQAQGIAIFDDGGELLAGPALIFQVLPSLFHDLGGIWGIFLGITFFVLLSVAALTSTISLLEVPVSYVIDEFQVQRKKAAKYIGLGILAIALIISFDTSLIGTLDFVFSQIGLPLGGIMICLFLSYVWKIDSAMEELETGNPGFGRGIVGRVWKIMVMIICPLVIFYNLINNFL, encoded by the coding sequence TTGGCATCATCAACTATAGACCGGGGTAGCTGGAACTCAAAACTGGGATTTGTACTTGCGGCTGCCGGCTCGGCGGTGGGATTAGGAAATATTTGGCGTTTTCCGACAGAGGCTGCTTCTAATGGGGGCGGAGCTTTCTTACTCATCTATCTAGCCTGTTGTTTTCTTATCGGCTATCCCGTTATGATGGCAGAAATTGGCATTGGACGGAAGACCGGTAAAAATCCTGTTGGCGCCTTTAAGGCACTCAGTACGAACAAGTTCTATCCGCTGATTGGTATGTGGGGGGTGCTCTGTGGGGTTATGATCCTCTCCTTTTATACAGTAGTTGCCGGTTGGACGGTAAGTTATGTATTTGAAGAAATCTTTTTCTTTGCGGGCTATACAGAATGGGCCGCGTGGATTGGTGATACGAGCAATGGCTGGCTTAATGCTTTCTTTTCGATTGTATTCATGTTTGCTACCGTATCAATTATTACTGGAGGGGTTAGTGATGGCATTGAAAGGGCAACAAAAATGTTAATGCCTCTCCTTTTTATCATATTATTTGTATTAATCGGATATGTTGTTCTTCAGCCCGGTAGCACCGAGGGCCTGGCCGTTTACTTAAAACCGGATTTTTCACGTATCACTCCCGAGCTTGTATTTGCGGCAATGGGCCAAGCTTTCTTCTCTCTGTCTTTAGGAATGGGAGCCCTTATTACTTATGGATCTTATCTCAGCAAGCAGGAGAATGTACCGGAAGCCGCAGCCTGGGTTACCACTACGGATGCACTCGTAGCCTTTTTGGCCGGACTTCTGATTATACCTGCTATGTACATGGCTCAGGCACAAGGTATCGCCATTTTTGATGATGGAGGAGAACTCCTTGCAGGTCCCGCGCTGATATTTCAGGTACTTCCCTCCTTGTTTCATGATCTGGGTGGAATATGGGGTATTTTTCTTGGGATCACCTTTTTCGTCTTGCTTAGTGTAGCCGCTCTAACCTCAACTATTTCACTGCTCGAAGTTCCGGTATCTTATGTGATTGATGAATTCCAGGTGCAACGCAAAAAAGCCGCTAAATATATAGGCCTCGGAATACTGGCTATCGCTTTAATCATTTCATTTGATACCTCTCTTATTGGCACCCTTGATTTTGTTTTCAGCCAGATCGGCTTACCCTTAGGAGGAATCATGATATGCCTGTTTTTGAGCTATGTCTGGAAAATTGATAGTGCAATGGAAGAACTTGAAACAGGGAACCCAGGATTCGGCAGAGGCATTGTGGGACGAGTTTGGAAAATAATGGTTATGATCATCTGTCCCCTTGTGATCTTTTATAACCTGATCAATAACTTTCTTTAA
- the gcvH gene encoding glycine cleavage system protein GcvH, whose product MSYPEDLKYTKEHEWLRDNGDGTATVGVTDFAQSELGDIVFVELEPEGTEFEQDEVFGTVEAVKTVSELFAPVAGEIMEINEALEAEPELVNDDPYGNGWMVKIAVTNEGQLDELMTAEEYKEIVN is encoded by the coding sequence ATGAGTTATCCTGAGGACCTAAAATATACCAAAGAACATGAATGGCTACGAGACAACGGTGATGGAACAGCTACAGTTGGTGTTACTGATTTTGCCCAGAGTGAGTTGGGTGATATTGTCTTTGTAGAGCTTGAACCCGAAGGTACTGAGTTTGAACAAGATGAGGTATTCGGAACCGTTGAGGCTGTTAAGACTGTATCTGAGCTATTTGCTCCAGTTGCAGGAGAAATTATGGAAATCAATGAAGCATTAGAAGCGGAACCAGAACTTGTAAATGACGATCCGTATGGGAATGGATGGATGGTTAAAATTGCTGTTACCAATGAGGGGCAGCTCGATGAGCTTATGACTGCCGAGGAATACAAGGAAATTGTAAATTAA